CGGAGATGGCCGTGACGGCGACGGCGGCCAGGAGCGCGGTGAGGACCACGCCCGCGACGACCACGGCCGCGACCGTCTTCTGGTCGATGGAGATCGACGGCAGGGCGCGTCGGGTGGGAGCCGGGTCGGTCGGGGCGTGCGTGTGAACCGGCGGCGGAGTCGGGTTGTCCGGGTACTTGGGCAGGAACACGGCGGGCTTCTCCTTGCCTACTCGTCTAGTCATGTGAGCCGTTTACGACACCCACGCCGGACCGCGTGCCGGACTCGATGGCGGGCGCGAGGAAGGTGTGCGAGAGCCAGAAGCCGAACAGGGCGATGAGGACGACGATCCAGGTGCGGACGCCGAGGAACTTGATCGCTCCCCAGGCGAAGAAGCCGAGAACGACGACGAGCGGCAGGCTGACGGTCACGGTGGTCCGGGTCCTTTCAGCGGGTGGGGCAACGATGGGTGCGGGCGGCCAGTTCGGCGGCGGCGCGGCTGTCGTAGTCCGCGGAGAAGCCGCAGCGCGGGGCGGTGCAGGCAGCGGTGTGCTTCTCGCGGCCTCGGTTGTCGTAGGCGGTGCCGACCTGGACGGGGCCGATGCGGGTGACGTTGCGGAAGCTGCGGTTGGCGGTCATGGATCTCCTCTCAGAGGTGGGCGGCGATGGCTTCGGCCATGGGCACCGGGACGCCGAGGCGAGCGCGCAGGGTCGGGGTGTCGATCGGGGTGCCGGTCCGGGCGTGGTGCTCGGCGGCGACCTTGCGGGCGTGGGCGACCAGGGCGGACGGCACGGGTACGGGCGGGGGCTGGGGCGGTGCCTCGATGGCGGGGTGGGCTAGCGGCTCGGGCGCGGTTTCGGGCCCGTCCTCCTCGGTGACCTCCGGACCGAGGCCCGTCTTTGGCGCGGTGTGCGCGAGGAGGGTGCCGCCGAGGAAGGCGACGGCGGGCCAGCCGGCGACGAGGATGCGTAGCCAGGCCGGGACGTTGCCGAGGTCGAGGAGGCCGGCGGTGGCGACGTTGGCGCCGAGGGATGCGGTGAGTGCGACGACGAACCAGCACCAGGCCGCCGTTTTGGTTGTGCCAGAGCGCAGTCGACGCCAGGCGGCGACGAGCAGCAGGTCGACGGAGACGGGGTAGGCCCAGGCCTTCCAGCCGTCCTGTCCGGCCGCCACGGCGACGTCGTGCAGGTGGGCGAAGGACAGCGCGGCGGCGATGAGCGCCTGGACGAGCACCGCGTCGACGCGGGCCAAGCGGGCGCGCATGATGCGGCTCCTTCCGGAGTCGAGCGGAGGGAATCAGTCGGTGACCGGGCGGGGCAGGAAGACCGGGGCCGCGGTCCCGACCGGGCGCACGGGTACGTCGGGCCGGAAGGGCTTCAGCGCGGGCAGGTCGGGCACCAGGTGGACCGACTCGCGGCAGGTCTCGGCAGCGTCCCCGAGGGAGAGGTACGGCGTGCGGATGCGGGACCAGCCGCCGGAGGTGTCGCCCGCTACGGCCAGGCCGGGCCGTTCGGGAGCGATGGAACAGGCTGCCTGGACAGCCTCCGGTGCGATGTCGCCGAGGGCCATCTTCGCGGAGGCCTCGTCGTTGACGCGGTGGCAGACGCGGCCGGTCAGCTGGGCGCGGAGCATGGTGGCGCCCTTGCCGAGTTCAGCGCCGAAGCGCTGCCCGCACACCTCCAGATAGATGCCGGCGGCGCGGCCGAGCTGGGCGAGCCGGATGAGCTGGGTGACCATCTCGTCGCGGCGTTCCTCGTCCCTCTTGGTCGCGACGAGGAAGAGTTCAGCGACCTCGTCCACGAACAGAACGATGGGCACGGGGCGTTCGTGCTCGGGCAGGCCCCAGATGTCGGAGGTGATCTCCTCGTCCGGAGTGGCAGGGGCGATGCCCTGCCGGGCCTTGATCAGGTCGTATCGGTCCTCCATCTCGTTGACCAGCACGGGCAGCAGCTCGGCCGCCTGCTCCGGGTCGGTGGCCAGTGCGGAGAGCCGGGGTGCGAAGGGGGCCAGTTCGACGCCCCGCTTGCAGTCGATGCCGACCATGGCGACGGACTGAGGAGAGAGTCCGGCGATCAGGTGGCGCAGGTACATGGACTTGCCGGACAGGGTGGCGCCGAGGGTGAGTTGGTGGGGGATGGTGCGGTAGTCGCGGACGAAGGGAGTGGCGTCCTCTCGCAGTGCGACCGGCACTTCGAGGGGGCCGTGCGCGGTCTTACGGGGCATGCGCACCCGCCGTAAGACGTCGTAGCCGACGAGCCGCAGATCGACGACCCCAGGCTTCACGGTGGTGACGTAGACGGCGTGGACACCCCAGGCGTGCCGCAGTCGCTCGGCAGAGGCCGCGAAGTCGGCGGGCTCTTGGCCCGGCGCCAGGCGAAGACGGATCCGCAGTCCGGTCGTGGTGGGTCGGATGATGCCCCGGCGCGGCGGTGCGGGCCGCACTTCGCGCTGGGTCATGGCCTTGACGGCGAGGACCCGCAGCCGGGAGGGAGCCACGGTCAGGCCGCATGCCTCCATGACCGAGCCGTACGAGCTGAGCAGCCGGACCGTGGACACCGGAAGGCCGACCGTGGACCAGTACGCCGCCGGGTGCTTGGCCCGGGCGTAGGCGGCCCCGCCGCCGAGTGCGGCGACAGGACCACCCACTTCGAGGAGCGTCGTCAGGTCGGACATCAGGCGGCGGCCCCGGAGACGGCCGGGAAGGCGGCCGGGGTCACGGCGGCGGCCCTGTAGGCGATGCCGTGGCGCTGCTGGCCGTTGAAGACGGACTCCCACGGCCGGGCGACGAGGCCGGGCAGCGACACCGGCGAGCCGAGGATCAGGCCCTCGGAGACGCCACCCTCGGGAACGGTGACCTTGATGAGCGAGGACTCACCGTCCTCGATGTAGACGACGCCGATGGTCATCAGCGCCTCGCCGCTGGTCGCGTCCTTGGCGATCTCGCCCGTCTGCCGGTCACGGACCTTCGGCTCCGGAGCCTCCGTGAGGAGGATCGTCGCGGCGGAGGTCTCAACGCGGATGGTGCGCAAGGTACTACCCCTATCTACTCGTCTATACAAGAGTCGACCTGCGAACCCGATCTCCGGGATCACGCGGATCACC
Above is a genomic segment from Streptomyces fodineus containing:
- a CDS encoding SpdD protein produces the protein MFLPKYPDNPTPPPVHTHAPTDPAPTRRALPSISIDQKTVAAVVVAGVVLTALLAAVAVTAISVAIAAVVLRSLLHEHNRR
- a CDS encoding mobile element transfer protein — encoded protein: MTANRSFRNVTRIGPVQVGTAYDNRGREKHTAACTAPRCGFSADYDSRAAAELAARTHRCPTR
- a CDS encoding DUF2637 domain-containing protein codes for the protein MRARLARVDAVLVQALIAAALSFAHLHDVAVAAGQDGWKAWAYPVSVDLLLVAAWRRLRSGTTKTAAWCWFVVALTASLGANVATAGLLDLGNVPAWLRILVAGWPAVAFLGGTLLAHTAPKTGLGPEVTEEDGPETAPEPLAHPAIEAPPQPPPVPVPSALVAHARKVAAEHHARTGTPIDTPTLRARLGVPVPMAEAIAAHL
- a CDS encoding FtsK/SpoIIIE domain-containing protein; this translates as MSDLTTLLEVGGPVAALGGGAAYARAKHPAAYWSTVGLPVSTVRLLSSYGSVMEACGLTVAPSRLRVLAVKAMTQREVRPAPPRRGIIRPTTTGLRIRLRLAPGQEPADFAASAERLRHAWGVHAVYVTTVKPGVVDLRLVGYDVLRRVRMPRKTAHGPLEVPVALREDATPFVRDYRTIPHQLTLGATLSGKSMYLRHLIAGLSPQSVAMVGIDCKRGVELAPFAPRLSALATDPEQAAELLPVLVNEMEDRYDLIKARQGIAPATPDEEITSDIWGLPEHERPVPIVLFVDEVAELFLVATKRDEERRDEMVTQLIRLAQLGRAAGIYLEVCGQRFGAELGKGATMLRAQLTGRVCHRVNDEASAKMALGDIAPEAVQAACSIAPERPGLAVAGDTSGGWSRIRTPYLSLGDAAETCRESVHLVPDLPALKPFRPDVPVRPVGTAAPVFLPRPVTD